A window from Colius striatus isolate bColStr4 chromosome 27, bColStr4.1.hap1, whole genome shotgun sequence encodes these proteins:
- the FHIP2B gene encoding FHF complex subunit HOOK-interacting protein 2B isoform X3, which yields MLSRLGALLQQAVETREPSVDLLEAFTEHWKGITGYYLETTDESISARQTDIPWRLKQMLDILVYEEKQRPVGETGPCLEYLLQHKVLETLSTLGKAEYPLGMRQQVLLFFSRVLGQVQHPLLHYLHVHRPVQKLLQVSSNCLGSDTEKEEVQFAGVLCMKMKQDPTLLVHILEGKSILNGRRPQQLPAKPMEEDLEHPLDTAAGSPRVDPSPPRRDSNLITSLVRLCKSQKSRVALKAQENLLLLVGLAQEAAAACLVQSSTLCQLLTEHLCDLYSTVPACTNPADILALERASWRSQGDAAGEGVFPGKESLTAFFSWLDYLDELVMDAQPVVADAISKAVEEEFFQSTLQPQLLQMSEFDVLSATAMLTGTVRQICAPPLLHRLVLFLLGPDRYPETPGDNSHPLRTQLIDRCNHLSDEISLASLRLFEELLRKPHEHVAYSLALRNLEARGYLQCSLPAPDERGLPEPDPDEDGLDLEEDPYFTDGYPDTSFGTVKKPLPGLAPSGKGRVGEVVSSFLCLVPEEAKTSLCTEEGGYDTYVHDAMSMVQVCRASAASWGWSQAPLPLGACHPEVTFYEGHFLKVLFDRMSRILDQPYSLNLQVTSVLSRLAAFPHPHLHEYLLDPYLNLAPGCRSLFSILVRVIGDLMQRLQRVPHFRAKLLLVRQQLMGLVPGEQVDHTMLFKGVVVLEEFCKELAAIALVKGPPEGPP from the exons ATGCTGAGCCGCCTGGGCGCTTTGCTACAACAAGCAGTGGAGACg CGGGAGCCCAGCGTGGACCTGCTGGAAGCTTTCACCGAGCACTGGAAAGGCATCACAGGCTACTACTTGGAGACCACGG ATGAGAGCATCTCAGCCAGACAAACGGACATCCCGTGGCGCCTCAAACAGATGCTGGACATCTTAGTGTACGAGGAGAAGCAGCGCCCAGTGGGGGAGACTGGGCCATGCCTTGAGtacctgctgcagcacaaggtCCTGGAGACCCTTAGCACACTGGGCAAGGCAGAG TACCCTCTTGGAATGAGGCAGCAggtcctcctcttcttcagccgggtgctggggcaggtgcAGCACCCGCTTCTGCACTACCTCCATGTCCACAGACCAGTGCAG AAGCTGCTCCAGGTCAGCAGCAATTGCCTGGGCTCTGacacagagaaggaggaggtaCAGTTCGCAGGCGTCCTCTGCATGAAGATGAAGCAGGATCCCACCCTGCTGGTGCACATCCTGGAG gGCAAGAGCATCCTGAATGGGAGGAgaccccagcagctgccagccaaGCCCATGGAAGAGGATTTGGAGCATCCCCTGGACACTGCTGCTGGCTCCCCCCGAGTGGATCCCTCTCCACCACGGAGGGACAGCAACCTCATCACCTCCTTGGTGAGACTGTGCAAAAGCCAG AAGAGCAGGGTCGCACTGAAGGCTCAGGAAAACCTGCTCTTGCTTGTTGGGCTCGcccaggaggcagctgctgcttgcctggtgcagagcagcactctgtgccagctgctgaCAGAGCATCTCTGTGACCTCTACAGCACCGTGCCTGCCTGCACCAACCCCGCCGACATCCTTGCCCTGGAGAGGGCCAGCTGGAG ATCGCAGGGTGATGCTGCTGGCGAGGGGGTTTTCCCGGGGAAGGAGAGCCTGACTGCCTTCTTCAGCTGGCTGGACTACCTTGATGAGCTGGTGATGGACGCCCAGCCG GTTGTTGCAGATGCCATCAGCAAAGCTGTGGAGGAAGAGTTTTTCCAGAgcaccctgcagccacagctcctgcagat GTCCGAGTTCGATGTCCTCAGCGCCACAGCCATGCTGACAGGAACGGTGCGGCAGATCTGTGCACCTCCGCTGCTCCACCGCCTCGTGCTCTTCCTGCTGGGGCCAGACCGGTACCCTGAGACTCCAGGTGACAACTCCCACCCTCTGCGCACCCAGCTCATTGACCGCTGCAACCACCTTTCCGACGAG ATCAGCCTGGCCAGCCTGCGGCTCTTCGAGGAGCTCCTGCGGAAGCCCCACGAGCATGTGGCGTACAGCCTGGCACTGAGAAACCTGGAGGCAAGAGGCTACCTGCAGTGCAGTCTCCCTGCACCAGATGAGCGTGGACTCCCTGAGCCAGACCCTGATGAAGATGGGCT GGACCTGGAGGAGGATCCCTACTTCACTGATGGATACCCAGATACCAGCTTTGGGACAGTAAAAAAGCCTCTGCCAGGATTGGCCCCATCGGGGAAGGGGCGAGTGGGCGAGGTGGTCAGCAG cttcctcTGCCTGGTCCCCGAGGAAGCAAAGACTTCATTGTGCACGGAAGAAGGTGGCTATGACACCTACGTGCACGATGCTATGAGCATG GTCCAGGTGTGCCGTGCCAGTGCAGCCTCGTGGGGGTGGTCCCAAGCTCCCCTGCCGCTTGGTGCCTGCCACCCCGAAGTGACATTTTATGAGGGCCACTTCCTCAAGGTGCTGTTTGACCGGATGAGCCGGATCCTGGACCAG cccTACAGCCTGAACCTGCAGGTGACCTCAGTGCTGTCCCGCTTGGCCgccttcccccatccccacctCCATGAGTACCTGCTGGACCCCTACCTAAACTTGGCACCTGGCTGTCGCTCACTCTTCTCCATCCTCGTCAGG GTAATCGGAGACCTGATGCAGCGTCTGCAACGTGTCCCCCATTTCAGGGCCAAGCTGCTCCTGGTGCGCCAGCAGCTCATGGGGCTGGTGCCTGGAGAGCA GGTGGACCACACAATGCTCTTCAAGGGGGTGGTGGTGCTGGAGGAGTTCTGCAAGGAGCTGGCTGCCATTGCCTTGGTCAAAGGACCTCCAGAGGGACCCCCCTGA
- the FHIP2B gene encoding FHF complex subunit HOOK-interacting protein 2B isoform X5 produces MLSRLGALLQQAVETREPSVDLLEAFTEHWKGITGYYLETTDESISARQTDIPWRLKQMLDILVYEEKQRPVGETGPCLEYLLQHKVLETLSTLGKAEYPLGMRQQVLLFFSRVLGQVQHPLLHYLHVHRPVQKLLQVSSNCLGSDTEKEEVQFAGVLCMKMKQDPTLLVHILEVGSSPDIPVLGKSILNGRRPQQLPAKPMEEDLEHPLDTAAGSPRVDPSPPRRDSNLITSLVRLCKSQKSRVALKAQENLLLLVGLAQEAAAACLVQSSTLCQLLTEHLCDLYSTVPACTNPADILALERASWRSQGDAAGEGVFPGKESLTAFFSWLDYLDELVMDAQPVVADAISKAVEEEFFQSTLQPQLLQMSEFDVLSATAMLTGTVRQICAPPLLHRLVLFLLGPDRYPETPGDNSHPLRTQLIDRCNHLSDEISLASLRLFEELLRKPHEHVAYSLALRNLEARGYLQCSLPAPDERGLPEPDPDEDGLDLEEDPYFTDGYPDTSFGTVKKPLPGLAPSGKGRVGEVVSSFLCLVPEEAKTSLCTEEGGYDTYVHDAMSMVQVCRASAASWGWSQAPLPLGACHPEVTFYEGHFLKVLFDRMSRILDQPWRSTVEGGKPLLRVQDSHSGDKIAKSISGVCSH; encoded by the exons ATGCTGAGCCGCCTGGGCGCTTTGCTACAACAAGCAGTGGAGACg CGGGAGCCCAGCGTGGACCTGCTGGAAGCTTTCACCGAGCACTGGAAAGGCATCACAGGCTACTACTTGGAGACCACGG ATGAGAGCATCTCAGCCAGACAAACGGACATCCCGTGGCGCCTCAAACAGATGCTGGACATCTTAGTGTACGAGGAGAAGCAGCGCCCAGTGGGGGAGACTGGGCCATGCCTTGAGtacctgctgcagcacaaggtCCTGGAGACCCTTAGCACACTGGGCAAGGCAGAG TACCCTCTTGGAATGAGGCAGCAggtcctcctcttcttcagccgggtgctggggcaggtgcAGCACCCGCTTCTGCACTACCTCCATGTCCACAGACCAGTGCAG AAGCTGCTCCAGGTCAGCAGCAATTGCCTGGGCTCTGacacagagaaggaggaggtaCAGTTCGCAGGCGTCCTCTGCATGAAGATGAAGCAGGATCCCACCCTGCTGGTGCACATCCTGGAGGTGGGCAGCTCCCCAGACATTCCTGTGCTG gGCAAGAGCATCCTGAATGGGAGGAgaccccagcagctgccagccaaGCCCATGGAAGAGGATTTGGAGCATCCCCTGGACACTGCTGCTGGCTCCCCCCGAGTGGATCCCTCTCCACCACGGAGGGACAGCAACCTCATCACCTCCTTGGTGAGACTGTGCAAAAGCCAG AAGAGCAGGGTCGCACTGAAGGCTCAGGAAAACCTGCTCTTGCTTGTTGGGCTCGcccaggaggcagctgctgcttgcctggtgcagagcagcactctgtgccagctgctgaCAGAGCATCTCTGTGACCTCTACAGCACCGTGCCTGCCTGCACCAACCCCGCCGACATCCTTGCCCTGGAGAGGGCCAGCTGGAG ATCGCAGGGTGATGCTGCTGGCGAGGGGGTTTTCCCGGGGAAGGAGAGCCTGACTGCCTTCTTCAGCTGGCTGGACTACCTTGATGAGCTGGTGATGGACGCCCAGCCG GTTGTTGCAGATGCCATCAGCAAAGCTGTGGAGGAAGAGTTTTTCCAGAgcaccctgcagccacagctcctgcagat GTCCGAGTTCGATGTCCTCAGCGCCACAGCCATGCTGACAGGAACGGTGCGGCAGATCTGTGCACCTCCGCTGCTCCACCGCCTCGTGCTCTTCCTGCTGGGGCCAGACCGGTACCCTGAGACTCCAGGTGACAACTCCCACCCTCTGCGCACCCAGCTCATTGACCGCTGCAACCACCTTTCCGACGAG ATCAGCCTGGCCAGCCTGCGGCTCTTCGAGGAGCTCCTGCGGAAGCCCCACGAGCATGTGGCGTACAGCCTGGCACTGAGAAACCTGGAGGCAAGAGGCTACCTGCAGTGCAGTCTCCCTGCACCAGATGAGCGTGGACTCCCTGAGCCAGACCCTGATGAAGATGGGCT GGACCTGGAGGAGGATCCCTACTTCACTGATGGATACCCAGATACCAGCTTTGGGACAGTAAAAAAGCCTCTGCCAGGATTGGCCCCATCGGGGAAGGGGCGAGTGGGCGAGGTGGTCAGCAG cttcctcTGCCTGGTCCCCGAGGAAGCAAAGACTTCATTGTGCACGGAAGAAGGTGGCTATGACACCTACGTGCACGATGCTATGAGCATG GTCCAGGTGTGCCGTGCCAGTGCAGCCTCGTGGGGGTGGTCCCAAGCTCCCCTGCCGCTTGGTGCCTGCCACCCCGAAGTGACATTTTATGAGGGCCACTTCCTCAAGGTGCTGTTTGACCGGATGAGCCGGATCCTGGACCAG CCCTGGAGATCCACAGTGGAGGGTGGTAAACCTCTTCTCAGGGTCCAGGACTCCCACAGTGGGGACAAGATTGCCAAGAGCATCAGTGGTGTGTGCAGCCACTGA
- the FHIP2B gene encoding FHF complex subunit HOOK-interacting protein 2B isoform X2, whose translation MLSRLGALLQQAVETREPSVDLLEAFTEHWKGITGYYLETTDESISARQTDIPWRLKQMLDILVYEEKQRPVGETGPCLEYLLQHKVLETLSTLGKAEYPLGMRQQVLLFFSRVLGQVQHPLLHYLHVHRPVQKLLQVSSNCLGSDTEKEEVQFAGVLCMKMKQDPTLLVHILEVGSSPDIPVLGKSILNGRRPQQLPAKPMEEDLEHPLDTAAGSPRVDPSPPRRDSNLITSLKSRVALKAQENLLLLVGLAQEAAAACLVQSSTLCQLLTEHLCDLYSTVPACTNPADILALERASWRSQGDAAGEGVFPGKESLTAFFSWLDYLDELVMDAQPVVADAISKAVEEEFFQSTLQPQLLQMSEFDVLSATAMLTGTVRQICAPPLLHRLVLFLLGPDRYPETPGDNSHPLRTQLIDRCNHLSDEISLASLRLFEELLRKPHEHVAYSLALRNLEARGYLQCSLPAPDERGLPEPDPDEDGLDLEEDPYFTDGYPDTSFGTVKKPLPGLAPSGKGRVGEVVSSFLCLVPEEAKTSLCTEEGGYDTYVHDAMSMVQVCRASAASWGWSQAPLPLGACHPEVTFYEGHFLKVLFDRMSRILDQPYSLNLQVTSVLSRLAAFPHPHLHEYLLDPYLNLAPGCRSLFSILVRVIGDLMQRLQRVPHFRAKLLLVRQQLMGLVPGEQVDHTMLFKGVVVLEEFCKELAAIALVKGPPEGPP comes from the exons ATGCTGAGCCGCCTGGGCGCTTTGCTACAACAAGCAGTGGAGACg CGGGAGCCCAGCGTGGACCTGCTGGAAGCTTTCACCGAGCACTGGAAAGGCATCACAGGCTACTACTTGGAGACCACGG ATGAGAGCATCTCAGCCAGACAAACGGACATCCCGTGGCGCCTCAAACAGATGCTGGACATCTTAGTGTACGAGGAGAAGCAGCGCCCAGTGGGGGAGACTGGGCCATGCCTTGAGtacctgctgcagcacaaggtCCTGGAGACCCTTAGCACACTGGGCAAGGCAGAG TACCCTCTTGGAATGAGGCAGCAggtcctcctcttcttcagccgggtgctggggcaggtgcAGCACCCGCTTCTGCACTACCTCCATGTCCACAGACCAGTGCAG AAGCTGCTCCAGGTCAGCAGCAATTGCCTGGGCTCTGacacagagaaggaggaggtaCAGTTCGCAGGCGTCCTCTGCATGAAGATGAAGCAGGATCCCACCCTGCTGGTGCACATCCTGGAGGTGGGCAGCTCCCCAGACATTCCTGTGCTG gGCAAGAGCATCCTGAATGGGAGGAgaccccagcagctgccagccaaGCCCATGGAAGAGGATTTGGAGCATCCCCTGGACACTGCTGCTGGCTCCCCCCGAGTGGATCCCTCTCCACCACGGAGGGACAGCAACCTCATCACCTCCTTG AAGAGCAGGGTCGCACTGAAGGCTCAGGAAAACCTGCTCTTGCTTGTTGGGCTCGcccaggaggcagctgctgcttgcctggtgcagagcagcactctgtgccagctgctgaCAGAGCATCTCTGTGACCTCTACAGCACCGTGCCTGCCTGCACCAACCCCGCCGACATCCTTGCCCTGGAGAGGGCCAGCTGGAG ATCGCAGGGTGATGCTGCTGGCGAGGGGGTTTTCCCGGGGAAGGAGAGCCTGACTGCCTTCTTCAGCTGGCTGGACTACCTTGATGAGCTGGTGATGGACGCCCAGCCG GTTGTTGCAGATGCCATCAGCAAAGCTGTGGAGGAAGAGTTTTTCCAGAgcaccctgcagccacagctcctgcagat GTCCGAGTTCGATGTCCTCAGCGCCACAGCCATGCTGACAGGAACGGTGCGGCAGATCTGTGCACCTCCGCTGCTCCACCGCCTCGTGCTCTTCCTGCTGGGGCCAGACCGGTACCCTGAGACTCCAGGTGACAACTCCCACCCTCTGCGCACCCAGCTCATTGACCGCTGCAACCACCTTTCCGACGAG ATCAGCCTGGCCAGCCTGCGGCTCTTCGAGGAGCTCCTGCGGAAGCCCCACGAGCATGTGGCGTACAGCCTGGCACTGAGAAACCTGGAGGCAAGAGGCTACCTGCAGTGCAGTCTCCCTGCACCAGATGAGCGTGGACTCCCTGAGCCAGACCCTGATGAAGATGGGCT GGACCTGGAGGAGGATCCCTACTTCACTGATGGATACCCAGATACCAGCTTTGGGACAGTAAAAAAGCCTCTGCCAGGATTGGCCCCATCGGGGAAGGGGCGAGTGGGCGAGGTGGTCAGCAG cttcctcTGCCTGGTCCCCGAGGAAGCAAAGACTTCATTGTGCACGGAAGAAGGTGGCTATGACACCTACGTGCACGATGCTATGAGCATG GTCCAGGTGTGCCGTGCCAGTGCAGCCTCGTGGGGGTGGTCCCAAGCTCCCCTGCCGCTTGGTGCCTGCCACCCCGAAGTGACATTTTATGAGGGCCACTTCCTCAAGGTGCTGTTTGACCGGATGAGCCGGATCCTGGACCAG cccTACAGCCTGAACCTGCAGGTGACCTCAGTGCTGTCCCGCTTGGCCgccttcccccatccccacctCCATGAGTACCTGCTGGACCCCTACCTAAACTTGGCACCTGGCTGTCGCTCACTCTTCTCCATCCTCGTCAGG GTAATCGGAGACCTGATGCAGCGTCTGCAACGTGTCCCCCATTTCAGGGCCAAGCTGCTCCTGGTGCGCCAGCAGCTCATGGGGCTGGTGCCTGGAGAGCA GGTGGACCACACAATGCTCTTCAAGGGGGTGGTGGTGCTGGAGGAGTTCTGCAAGGAGCTGGCTGCCATTGCCTTGGTCAAAGGACCTCCAGAGGGACCCCCCTGA
- the FHIP2B gene encoding FHF complex subunit HOOK-interacting protein 2B isoform X4: MLSRLGALLQQAVETREPSVDLLEAFTEHWKGITGYYLETTDESISARQTDIPWRLKQMLDILVYEEKQRPVGETGPCLEYLLQHKVLETLSTLGKAEYPLGMRQQVLLFFSRVLGQVQHPLLHYLHVHRPVQKLLQVSSNCLGSDTEKEEVQFAGVLCMKMKQDPTLLVHILEVGSSPDIPVLGKSILNGRRPQQLPAKPMEEDLEHPLDTAAGSPRVDPSPPRRDSNLITSLVRLCKSQKSRVALKAQENLLLLVGLAQEAAAACLVQSSTLCQLLTEHLCDLYSTVPACTNPADILALERASWRSQGDAAGEGVFPGKESLTAFFSWLDYLDELVMDAQPVVADAISKAVEEEFFQSTLQPQLLQMSEFDVLSATAMLTGTVRQICAPPLLHRLVLFLLGPDRYPETPGDNSHPLRTQLIDRCNHLSDEISLASLRLFEELLRKPHEHVAYSLALRNLEARGYLQCSLPAPDERGLPEPDPDEDGLDLEEDPYFTDGYPDTSFGTVKKPLPGLAPSGKGRVGEVVSSFLCLVPEEAKTSLCTEEGGYDTYVHDAMSMVQVCRASAASWGWSQAPLPLGACHPEVTFYEGHFLKVLFDRMSRILDQVIGDLMQRLQRVPHFRAKLLLVRQQLMGLVPGEQVDHTMLFKGVVVLEEFCKELAAIALVKGPPEGPP; the protein is encoded by the exons ATGCTGAGCCGCCTGGGCGCTTTGCTACAACAAGCAGTGGAGACg CGGGAGCCCAGCGTGGACCTGCTGGAAGCTTTCACCGAGCACTGGAAAGGCATCACAGGCTACTACTTGGAGACCACGG ATGAGAGCATCTCAGCCAGACAAACGGACATCCCGTGGCGCCTCAAACAGATGCTGGACATCTTAGTGTACGAGGAGAAGCAGCGCCCAGTGGGGGAGACTGGGCCATGCCTTGAGtacctgctgcagcacaaggtCCTGGAGACCCTTAGCACACTGGGCAAGGCAGAG TACCCTCTTGGAATGAGGCAGCAggtcctcctcttcttcagccgggtgctggggcaggtgcAGCACCCGCTTCTGCACTACCTCCATGTCCACAGACCAGTGCAG AAGCTGCTCCAGGTCAGCAGCAATTGCCTGGGCTCTGacacagagaaggaggaggtaCAGTTCGCAGGCGTCCTCTGCATGAAGATGAAGCAGGATCCCACCCTGCTGGTGCACATCCTGGAGGTGGGCAGCTCCCCAGACATTCCTGTGCTG gGCAAGAGCATCCTGAATGGGAGGAgaccccagcagctgccagccaaGCCCATGGAAGAGGATTTGGAGCATCCCCTGGACACTGCTGCTGGCTCCCCCCGAGTGGATCCCTCTCCACCACGGAGGGACAGCAACCTCATCACCTCCTTGGTGAGACTGTGCAAAAGCCAG AAGAGCAGGGTCGCACTGAAGGCTCAGGAAAACCTGCTCTTGCTTGTTGGGCTCGcccaggaggcagctgctgcttgcctggtgcagagcagcactctgtgccagctgctgaCAGAGCATCTCTGTGACCTCTACAGCACCGTGCCTGCCTGCACCAACCCCGCCGACATCCTTGCCCTGGAGAGGGCCAGCTGGAG ATCGCAGGGTGATGCTGCTGGCGAGGGGGTTTTCCCGGGGAAGGAGAGCCTGACTGCCTTCTTCAGCTGGCTGGACTACCTTGATGAGCTGGTGATGGACGCCCAGCCG GTTGTTGCAGATGCCATCAGCAAAGCTGTGGAGGAAGAGTTTTTCCAGAgcaccctgcagccacagctcctgcagat GTCCGAGTTCGATGTCCTCAGCGCCACAGCCATGCTGACAGGAACGGTGCGGCAGATCTGTGCACCTCCGCTGCTCCACCGCCTCGTGCTCTTCCTGCTGGGGCCAGACCGGTACCCTGAGACTCCAGGTGACAACTCCCACCCTCTGCGCACCCAGCTCATTGACCGCTGCAACCACCTTTCCGACGAG ATCAGCCTGGCCAGCCTGCGGCTCTTCGAGGAGCTCCTGCGGAAGCCCCACGAGCATGTGGCGTACAGCCTGGCACTGAGAAACCTGGAGGCAAGAGGCTACCTGCAGTGCAGTCTCCCTGCACCAGATGAGCGTGGACTCCCTGAGCCAGACCCTGATGAAGATGGGCT GGACCTGGAGGAGGATCCCTACTTCACTGATGGATACCCAGATACCAGCTTTGGGACAGTAAAAAAGCCTCTGCCAGGATTGGCCCCATCGGGGAAGGGGCGAGTGGGCGAGGTGGTCAGCAG cttcctcTGCCTGGTCCCCGAGGAAGCAAAGACTTCATTGTGCACGGAAGAAGGTGGCTATGACACCTACGTGCACGATGCTATGAGCATG GTCCAGGTGTGCCGTGCCAGTGCAGCCTCGTGGGGGTGGTCCCAAGCTCCCCTGCCGCTTGGTGCCTGCCACCCCGAAGTGACATTTTATGAGGGCCACTTCCTCAAGGTGCTGTTTGACCGGATGAGCCGGATCCTGGACCAG GTAATCGGAGACCTGATGCAGCGTCTGCAACGTGTCCCCCATTTCAGGGCCAAGCTGCTCCTGGTGCGCCAGCAGCTCATGGGGCTGGTGCCTGGAGAGCA GGTGGACCACACAATGCTCTTCAAGGGGGTGGTGGTGCTGGAGGAGTTCTGCAAGGAGCTGGCTGCCATTGCCTTGGTCAAAGGACCTCCAGAGGGACCCCCCTGA
- the FHIP2B gene encoding FHF complex subunit HOOK-interacting protein 2B isoform X1, whose product MLSRLGALLQQAVETREPSVDLLEAFTEHWKGITGYYLETTDESISARQTDIPWRLKQMLDILVYEEKQRPVGETGPCLEYLLQHKVLETLSTLGKAEYPLGMRQQVLLFFSRVLGQVQHPLLHYLHVHRPVQKLLQVSSNCLGSDTEKEEVQFAGVLCMKMKQDPTLLVHILEVGSSPDIPVLGKSILNGRRPQQLPAKPMEEDLEHPLDTAAGSPRVDPSPPRRDSNLITSLVRLCKSQKSRVALKAQENLLLLVGLAQEAAAACLVQSSTLCQLLTEHLCDLYSTVPACTNPADILALERASWRSQGDAAGEGVFPGKESLTAFFSWLDYLDELVMDAQPVVADAISKAVEEEFFQSTLQPQLLQMSEFDVLSATAMLTGTVRQICAPPLLHRLVLFLLGPDRYPETPGDNSHPLRTQLIDRCNHLSDEISLASLRLFEELLRKPHEHVAYSLALRNLEARGYLQCSLPAPDERGLPEPDPDEDGLDLEEDPYFTDGYPDTSFGTVKKPLPGLAPSGKGRVGEVVSSFLCLVPEEAKTSLCTEEGGYDTYVHDAMSMVQVCRASAASWGWSQAPLPLGACHPEVTFYEGHFLKVLFDRMSRILDQPYSLNLQVTSVLSRLAAFPHPHLHEYLLDPYLNLAPGCRSLFSILVRVIGDLMQRLQRVPHFRAKLLLVRQQLMGLVPGEQVDHTMLFKGVVVLEEFCKELAAIALVKGPPEGPP is encoded by the exons ATGCTGAGCCGCCTGGGCGCTTTGCTACAACAAGCAGTGGAGACg CGGGAGCCCAGCGTGGACCTGCTGGAAGCTTTCACCGAGCACTGGAAAGGCATCACAGGCTACTACTTGGAGACCACGG ATGAGAGCATCTCAGCCAGACAAACGGACATCCCGTGGCGCCTCAAACAGATGCTGGACATCTTAGTGTACGAGGAGAAGCAGCGCCCAGTGGGGGAGACTGGGCCATGCCTTGAGtacctgctgcagcacaaggtCCTGGAGACCCTTAGCACACTGGGCAAGGCAGAG TACCCTCTTGGAATGAGGCAGCAggtcctcctcttcttcagccgggtgctggggcaggtgcAGCACCCGCTTCTGCACTACCTCCATGTCCACAGACCAGTGCAG AAGCTGCTCCAGGTCAGCAGCAATTGCCTGGGCTCTGacacagagaaggaggaggtaCAGTTCGCAGGCGTCCTCTGCATGAAGATGAAGCAGGATCCCACCCTGCTGGTGCACATCCTGGAGGTGGGCAGCTCCCCAGACATTCCTGTGCTG gGCAAGAGCATCCTGAATGGGAGGAgaccccagcagctgccagccaaGCCCATGGAAGAGGATTTGGAGCATCCCCTGGACACTGCTGCTGGCTCCCCCCGAGTGGATCCCTCTCCACCACGGAGGGACAGCAACCTCATCACCTCCTTGGTGAGACTGTGCAAAAGCCAG AAGAGCAGGGTCGCACTGAAGGCTCAGGAAAACCTGCTCTTGCTTGTTGGGCTCGcccaggaggcagctgctgcttgcctggtgcagagcagcactctgtgccagctgctgaCAGAGCATCTCTGTGACCTCTACAGCACCGTGCCTGCCTGCACCAACCCCGCCGACATCCTTGCCCTGGAGAGGGCCAGCTGGAG ATCGCAGGGTGATGCTGCTGGCGAGGGGGTTTTCCCGGGGAAGGAGAGCCTGACTGCCTTCTTCAGCTGGCTGGACTACCTTGATGAGCTGGTGATGGACGCCCAGCCG GTTGTTGCAGATGCCATCAGCAAAGCTGTGGAGGAAGAGTTTTTCCAGAgcaccctgcagccacagctcctgcagat GTCCGAGTTCGATGTCCTCAGCGCCACAGCCATGCTGACAGGAACGGTGCGGCAGATCTGTGCACCTCCGCTGCTCCACCGCCTCGTGCTCTTCCTGCTGGGGCCAGACCGGTACCCTGAGACTCCAGGTGACAACTCCCACCCTCTGCGCACCCAGCTCATTGACCGCTGCAACCACCTTTCCGACGAG ATCAGCCTGGCCAGCCTGCGGCTCTTCGAGGAGCTCCTGCGGAAGCCCCACGAGCATGTGGCGTACAGCCTGGCACTGAGAAACCTGGAGGCAAGAGGCTACCTGCAGTGCAGTCTCCCTGCACCAGATGAGCGTGGACTCCCTGAGCCAGACCCTGATGAAGATGGGCT GGACCTGGAGGAGGATCCCTACTTCACTGATGGATACCCAGATACCAGCTTTGGGACAGTAAAAAAGCCTCTGCCAGGATTGGCCCCATCGGGGAAGGGGCGAGTGGGCGAGGTGGTCAGCAG cttcctcTGCCTGGTCCCCGAGGAAGCAAAGACTTCATTGTGCACGGAAGAAGGTGGCTATGACACCTACGTGCACGATGCTATGAGCATG GTCCAGGTGTGCCGTGCCAGTGCAGCCTCGTGGGGGTGGTCCCAAGCTCCCCTGCCGCTTGGTGCCTGCCACCCCGAAGTGACATTTTATGAGGGCCACTTCCTCAAGGTGCTGTTTGACCGGATGAGCCGGATCCTGGACCAG cccTACAGCCTGAACCTGCAGGTGACCTCAGTGCTGTCCCGCTTGGCCgccttcccccatccccacctCCATGAGTACCTGCTGGACCCCTACCTAAACTTGGCACCTGGCTGTCGCTCACTCTTCTCCATCCTCGTCAGG GTAATCGGAGACCTGATGCAGCGTCTGCAACGTGTCCCCCATTTCAGGGCCAAGCTGCTCCTGGTGCGCCAGCAGCTCATGGGGCTGGTGCCTGGAGAGCA GGTGGACCACACAATGCTCTTCAAGGGGGTGGTGGTGCTGGAGGAGTTCTGCAAGGAGCTGGCTGCCATTGCCTTGGTCAAAGGACCTCCAGAGGGACCCCCCTGA